A genome region from Populus alba chromosome 5, ASM523922v2, whole genome shotgun sequence includes the following:
- the LOC118045757 gene encoding uncharacterized protein isoform X2 produces the protein MGGEKINQSKDNPWPSSTNMPPPPPYQGKSEDMKLWGVVIFGLIGATATTYALTRSQSMWKGGSGTSKSFRTYFQEEAWKNYNRRMQEAHEEEMERVERIRRMQSVFNRERNKFKRDYERWRENGPGAYHQHFQRDDWYWNTDSSFRDQRTNFRRTPRDSGSYPLSHHYSVLGLDRSRTAPYSEAEIKTAFRTKAKEFHPDQNQDNKEASEAKFKEVMISYEAIKQERKNTKF, from the exons ATGGGAGGCGAGAAGATTAATCAGAGTAAGGATAATCCCTGGCCGTCGTCTACAAACATGCCACCGCCACCGCCCTATCAAGGAAAATCCGAAGACATGAAGCTTTGGGGAGTTGTCATCTTCGGCCTGATTGGGGCCACTGCCACCACTTACGCT TTAACCAGGTCTCAATCAATGTGGAAAGGAGGATCTGGAACTAGCAAGTCATTCCGGACATATTTTCAGGAGGAAGCGTGGAAAAATTATAATCGTCGAATGCAAGAAGCACATGAAGAGGAAATGGAGAGAGTG GAGCGTATAAGGCGTATGCAAAGTGTGTTTAACCGAGAAAGAAACAAGTTCAAAAGAGACTACGAGAGGTGGAGGGAAAATGGTCCAGGTGCATATCATCAACATTTTCAGCGTGATGATTGGTATTGGAATACTGATTCATCTTTCAGAGACCAGAGGACTAACTTCAGGAGAACTCCAAGAGACAGTGGAAGCTATCCATTATCACATCACTACTCAGTTTTGGGACTTGATAG GTCTAGAACAGCACCATATAGTGAAGCTGAGATTAAG ACAGCATTCAGAACCAAGGCAAAGGAGTTTCACCCAGATCAGAACCAAGATAATAAAG AGGCTTCCGAGGCAAAGTTCAAAGAGGTGATGATATCCTACGAGGCCATtaagcaagaaagaaagaacactAAATTTTAA
- the LOC118045757 gene encoding uncharacterized protein isoform X1 → MGGEKINQSKDNPWPSSTNMPPPPPYQGKSEDMKLWGVVIFGLIGATATTYAVRQLRRTVDELYAQLTRSQSMWKGGSGTSKSFRTYFQEEAWKNYNRRMQEAHEEEMERVERIRRMQSVFNRERNKFKRDYERWRENGPGAYHQHFQRDDWYWNTDSSFRDQRTNFRRTPRDSGSYPLSHHYSVLGLDRSRTAPYSEAEIKTAFRTKAKEFHPDQNQDNKEASEAKFKEVMISYEAIKQERKNTKF, encoded by the exons ATGGGAGGCGAGAAGATTAATCAGAGTAAGGATAATCCCTGGCCGTCGTCTACAAACATGCCACCGCCACCGCCCTATCAAGGAAAATCCGAAGACATGAAGCTTTGGGGAGTTGTCATCTTCGGCCTGATTGGGGCCACTGCCACCACTTACGCT GTCAGGCAGCTGCGGCGGACTGTTGATGAGCTGTATGCTCAG TTAACCAGGTCTCAATCAATGTGGAAAGGAGGATCTGGAACTAGCAAGTCATTCCGGACATATTTTCAGGAGGAAGCGTGGAAAAATTATAATCGTCGAATGCAAGAAGCACATGAAGAGGAAATGGAGAGAGTG GAGCGTATAAGGCGTATGCAAAGTGTGTTTAACCGAGAAAGAAACAAGTTCAAAAGAGACTACGAGAGGTGGAGGGAAAATGGTCCAGGTGCATATCATCAACATTTTCAGCGTGATGATTGGTATTGGAATACTGATTCATCTTTCAGAGACCAGAGGACTAACTTCAGGAGAACTCCAAGAGACAGTGGAAGCTATCCATTATCACATCACTACTCAGTTTTGGGACTTGATAG GTCTAGAACAGCACCATATAGTGAAGCTGAGATTAAG ACAGCATTCAGAACCAAGGCAAAGGAGTTTCACCCAGATCAGAACCAAGATAATAAAG AGGCTTCCGAGGCAAAGTTCAAAGAGGTGATGATATCCTACGAGGCCATtaagcaagaaagaaagaacactAAATTTTAA
- the LOC118045758 gene encoding squalene monooxygenase SE1 translates to MADQCMPGWILAALFGLSAIYYLVTKKKEQRANKDLLEARSESVNSIATTSGECRSSNVSDVDVIIVGAGVAGAALAHTLGKDGRQVHVIERDLTEPDRIVGELLQPGGYLKLIELGLEDCVEKIDAQRVFGYALFKDGKHTRLSYPLEKFHSDVAGRSFHNGRFIQRMRDKAGSLPNVQLEQGTVISLLEDKGTIRGVQYKTKDGLELKAFAPLTIVCDGCFSNLRRSLCNPNVDVPSCFVGMVLENCQLPCANHGHVILGDPSPILMYPISSTEVRCLVDVPGQKVPSISSGEMAKYLKTVVAPQLPPEVYDAFLAAVDKGHIRTMPNRSMPAAPYPTPGALLMGDAFNMRHPLTGGGMTVALSDIVVLRNLLRPLRNLNDAPTLCKYLESFYTLRKPVASTINTLAGALYKVFCASPDLAMKEMRQACFDYLSLGGVFSAGPVSLLSGINPRPLSLVAHFFAVAIYGVGRLLLPFPSPKRVWIGARLISGASGIIFPIIRAEGVRQMFFPATVPAYYRAPPVK, encoded by the exons atggcgGATCAGTGCATGCCAGGATGGATCTTAGCTGCTCTGTTTGGTCTCTCTGCTATCTATTATTTGGTAACCAAGAAGAAGGAACAGAGAGCTAATAAGGATTTGTTGGAGGCGAGAAGCGAGTCCGTTAATAGCATAGCCACCACCAGTGGAGAATGCAGATCCAGTAATGTTTCCGATGTCGACGTTATCATTGTCGGCGCCGGTGTTGCTGGCGCCGCTCTCGCTCATACTCTTGGCAag GATGGACGTCAAGTGCACGTCATTGAAAGAGACTTGACTGAGCCTGATAGGATTGTGGGTGAATTGCTACAGCCAGGGGGTTACCTTAAGTTAATTGAATTGGGACTTGAAG ATTGTGTGGAGAAAATTGATGCTCAGAGGGTGTTTGGTTATGCACTTTTCAAGGATGGAAAACATACTCGACTCTCTTATCCTTTGGAAAAGTTCCACTCAGATGTAGCTGGAAGGAGCTTTCACAATGGGCGTTTCATACAGAGAATGCGGGACAAAGCTGGGTCTCTCCCCAA TGTACAATTGGAGCAAGGAACTGTCATATCTCTACTTGAAGATAAAGGGACTATTAGAGGCGTGCAGTACAAAACAAAAGATGGGCTAGAGCTGAAGGCATTTGCACCTCTGACAATTGTTTGTGATGGCTGTTTCTCAAACCTGCGTCGCTCCCTTTGCAACCCTAAC GTGGATGTGCCCTCATGTTTTGTTGGCATGGTCCTGGAGAATTGCCAGCTTCCATGTGCAAATCATGGGCATGTTATCTTAGGGGATCCGTCTCCGATTTTGATGTATCCTATTAGCAGTACCGAGGTCCGCTGTCTGGTTGATGTACCTGGTCAGAAGGTTCCTTCCATTTCAAGTGGTGAAATGGCAAAATATTTGAAGACTGTGGTGGCACCTCAG CTTCCCCCAGAAGTTTATGATGCCTTTCTAGCTGCTGTTGATAAAGGACATATTAGGACAATGCCAAACAGAAGCATGCCAGCTGCTCCTTATCCTACTCCTGGTGCATTGTTGATGGGTGATGCATTCAACATGCGTCATCCTCTTACCGGGGGAGGAATGACTGTTGCATTGTCCGACATTGTTGTTTTACGGAATCTTCTCAGGCCTTTGCGCAACCTTAATGATGCACCTACACTCTGCAAATATCTTGAATCTTTCTACACCTTGCGCAAG CCTGTAGCATCCACAATCAATACACTGGCAGGTGCCCTCTACAAGGTTTTTTGTGCTTCACCTGATCTAGCAATGAAGGAAATGCGTCAGGCGTGCTTCGATTATTTAAGTCTTGGAGGTGTATTTTCAGCAGGACCCGTGTCTTTGCTCTCAGGCATAAACCCCCGTCCGTTGAGCTTGGTGGCCCACTTCTTTGCGGTTGCTATATATGGGGTTGGGCGTTTGTTACTGCCATTCCCTTCACCTAAACGCGTCTGGATTGGAGCTAGATTGATTTCA GGTGCATCAGGAATCATCTTCCCCATCATTAGGGCAGAAGGAGTTAGACAGATGTTCTTCCCTGCAACTGTTCCAGCATATTATAGAGCTCCTCCAGTCAAGTGA
- the LOC118045759 gene encoding mitochondrial outer membrane protein porin 2, producing MSKGPGLFADIGKKAKDLLTKDYNSDQKFSVSTYSDAGVALTSTAVKKGGLLAGDVATLYKYKNTTFDVKVDTESNISATLTFTDLLPSTKTVASIKLPDHNSGKLELQYFHDHATFTTVVALNQSPAIDVTATIGTPTIAFGAEAGYDTTSGSFTKYTAGISVTKPDSYASIILGDKGDSIRASYVHHLDLLKKSAAVGEITRRFSSNENTFTVGGSFAVDHLTVVKAKLNNHGKLGALVQHEVIPKSVLTISSEVDTKALDKNPRFGLAIALKP from the exons ATGAGCAAAGGACCGGGACTCTTCGCCGATATCGGCAAGAAAGCCAAAG ATCTGCTGACCAAGGATTATAATTCTGATCAGAAATTTAGCGTCTCTACTTACAGCGATGCTGGAGTG GCCCTCACATCAACAGCTGTGAAGAAAGGAGGACTCTTAGCTGGGGATGTTGCTACGTTGTACAAGTACAAGAATACTACATTTGATGTTAAAGTTGACACTGAGTCCAAC ATTTCAGCAACCTTGACATTCACCGACTTGCTTCCATCAACAAAGACTGTTGCTTCGATCAAATTACCTGACCATAACTCTGGCAAG TTGGAGCTTCAATATTTTCACGACCATGCAACTTTCACCACTGTTGTTGCTTTGAACCAATCTCCAGCAATTGATGTTACAGCCACCATTGGTACTCCAACAATTGCTTTTGGTGCAGAGGCAGGCTATGATACTACATCTGGTAGTTTCACGAAGTACACTGCTGGCATCAGTGTAACCAAACCTGATTCTTATGCTTCAATAATTTT AGGTGACAAGGGAGATTCTATTAGAGCATCGTATGTGCATCATCTGGATCTGCTGAAAAAGAGTGCTGCTGTTGGGGAGATCACACGAAGGTTTTCGTCTAATGAGAATACTTTTACTGTTGGTGGGTCATTTGCTGTTGATCACCTGACAGTGGTGAAAGCCAAGCTCAACAATCATGGGAAACTTGGGGCATTGGTGCAGCATGAGGTCATACCAAAGTCGGTGCTGACAATTTCCAGTGAGGTTGACACCAAGGCCTTGGACAAAAATCCCAGGTTTGGGCTGGCAATTGCTCTCAAGCCCTAA